Part of the Candidatus Thorarchaeota archaeon genome, CTTGCGACCGGCTCATCCTCTTGAGCAACAGATAGGGATGGAGTTCTATTCCACTGACTTTGAAGGCATTGGCGGCAGGGTCAAGGCGCGGTATGAGGACTTCCTAGTAGAGGAGATAACACCCGACGGGAACATCCTCTCGTTACAGCCTTGGCCGAATGAGTCTCTGAGGGACCTGCCTGTCCCCTCAGAGGTCCACGGCATCAAGTCAAGATACGTCACCCTCGCAGTGCAGAAGATGGGTCTAAGTACAATCGATGTGGCGAGTATTCTTGCGGCTGAGTTGAGACTGCCATCGAACTCAGTGACCTATGCTGGACTGAAAGACAGACGCGCAATAACCGTTCAGGCCATGTCTATCCCTGCAAACGCGACTGAACGGCTTGCATCGGCGAAGCTGAGTCGGATCCTCGTCTATGATGCAGCCTACACACGCAAGCCGGTTCAGGTTGGTGACCTGTGGGGCAATCGATTCACCATTGCCCTGCGCGATGTTGAGGTGCCGCTAGACACTGCTCTCGACTGTGCTCAGTCACTGCTACAGCATCAACTGCTCAACTACTTTGATGTTCAGCGATTCGGTGTTTCGAGACCATATACTCACGTTGTAGGCCGTTTTCTTGTGAGAGGGGACTTTGAGAGTGCTGTACGGCAGATGCTGGTCACTCAGGACGAGCACGGGTCCACAGCTCTTGCGGAAGCCAGACAGCGTCAGTCTGAGGAGCTCGCACCCGACAAGGCACTCTTGGATGAGCTGCCTGAGGAACTCAGGTATGAGCGAGCAGTTGTTCAACATCTGATCAAACGACCCGGTGACTACGCTGGTGCAATTCGTAGGATTCCTCCTCGTGTACTGACGATATTCGTTCACGCATACCAGTCTTTCCTCTTCAACAGACTGATTAGCGGGCGTATGCGCAGAGGGATGTCCATCGAGCAGCCCGAGGCTGGTGACTTCATCATACAGCGCAGCAGCTCACACTCTGGCCGCGACTCTTGGATCTTCGTCAGTGAACGGCGTATCGATGAGTGTCAGGAGCTTGTGAAGAAGGGGGACTATGTCTTGGCATCTCCCGTCCCCGGTTACTCAACGAAGATGCCTCCCAGCCCGCAGACAGACCTACTGCGCGAGCTTCTAGCTCAGGAGGGGACAGATCTGCTTGACTTCAGGAATCCCGAAATGCGCCCCCTCGACTCCCCAGGAGGACTGCATCCAGTCTCATTACGGGCAGTCAACGCGTCTGCAGTCATCAATGGCTCCAACATCACACTGAGTTTCAGTCTTCAGAAGGGTTCGTATGCAACTGTGGTCTTGCGAGAACTCATGAAGAACCATCCTCTGAACAGAGTGTGATTCTACTGAGCACGTTTCTGGCTGAACTCCTTCATCTTTTCGCCGAAGGCATCTATCTCTGTGTCAGTGCCATGTGTCTTTCTCTCTTCTTGGAACTCAAAGAGGACCTGCTCTCCGACAACTGCTGAGACTATCGTCCTCAGTTCACTCTTTGTGAAGGGGATTCTCGGTTCATCTTCGGCCTTGAGCATGACGATACTCTCGCGGTGACCATCTGGAAGGTACAGGCTATTGACACCCACCTCTACTGCGGGGTAGATCATTGTTCTTACTGCAGTCCTGAGCTTCATCGGCCCCTCAAGAATCAGTGGCTCACCGTAGGTGTCTCTGATTTCTGTCAGGAGTTCCTTAGCAGACTCCATTAACTCCTTATTCTTCTTCTTGACCAGTAGAACGATTCGTCGTCCCGCCTTCACTGCCCGTAGAAGTGTGACATCATCCAGCTCAGGGTATCCTTTCATGCGTTCTAGCATCCATCTGCTGAACTCAACGTCGAACTCGGAAATCTCTCCGGAGTCCAGCTTGCTCTGGCAGCTGGGACACAGCATGTCCGATTCGAGGTCAAAGACACACACAGGCAGTTTCATTGTAAGTCCTCGCGTTCCGTGAGACCCGTACCTTCAGGGCTCCGGGCGACGAACATATCAAATTTGTGTTGCATCTATATAGCAAGCACAATATCAATCGTAGACACATTCAGGTCGCTGCCTTTCTCGGTCTGTACGGTCGTTGTGTCTATGATGATTGACTTGACTTTGGCGCTAGTTATGAATCTGTGACGCACTATCTCCGCAACGTCTACCGCTCGACTGATCAGTCGACCTCGGGCCTTTATGACGACTTCTTTCGCACCTTTGTCGAAAAGAGTCTTGCATGCAAGCACATAAGACATGACGTTCTTGGAGCCTACTAGGACTGTGGATCCCTCCACGTTCTTCTCTCTTGACTCTCTCCCGGTGTTCTCCACCGTCACCCGAAGTCTCTCCGGTACGATTCCTCTTGCAATAGATGCTGTGTCATTGCGTGTCTAATATTGCTTTCGATTACCTTTGTTTTCACAGGTCCCGCCATCGAGTAAAGCTTTTCTTGACAATGAATGCCGTGGCTTTGGATGTTTCACTAGATGACACAGTTGACCTTTCTGGGATCCTGCAGGGAGATTGGCCGTTCGGGTTTTCTTGTTGAACAGGGAAATGAAAGCCTTCTCGTTGACTACGGTGTGAAGCTCCTAGACCCCC contains:
- the truD gene encoding tRNA pseudouridine(13) synthase TruD, with amino-acid sequence MRPAHPLEQQIGMEFYSTDFEGIGGRVKARYEDFLVEEITPDGNILSLQPWPNESLRDLPVPSEVHGIKSRYVTLAVQKMGLSTIDVASILAAELRLPSNSVTYAGLKDRRAITVQAMSIPANATERLASAKLSRILVYDAAYTRKPVQVGDLWGNRFTIALRDVEVPLDTALDCAQSLLQHQLLNYFDVQRFGVSRPYTHVVGRFLVRGDFESAVRQMLVTQDEHGSTALAEARQRQSEELAPDKALLDELPEELRYERAVVQHLIKRPGDYAGAIRRIPPRVLTIFVHAYQSFLFNRLISGRMRRGMSIEQPEAGDFIIQRSSSHSGRDSWIFVSERRIDECQELVKKGDYVLASPVPGYSTKMPPSPQTDLLRELLAQEGTDLLDFRNPEMRPLDSPGGLHPVSLRAVNASAVINGSNITLSFSLQKGSYATVVLRELMKNHPLNRV
- the albA gene encoding DNA-binding protein Alba produces the protein MEGSTVLVGSKNVMSYVLACKTLFDKGAKEVVIKARGRLISRAVDVAEIVRHRFITSAKVKSIIIDTTTVQTEKGSDLNVSTIDIVLAI